From a region of the Stenotrophomonas sp. BIO128-Bstrain genome:
- a CDS encoding DUF6776 family protein, whose product MNKPTPSRIQIRRPGTPPVQDRKRLLVLGGAWLLSLILAALLGAWLGSPGGDVGTQLKAAETRNERLQQQLIELQQRQATLQASDRISRAANTEVQASLGERDEEIAGLRADVAFYERLVGATSQRKGLNTHSVEFSPETGGTWQYAVVLTQNLNRGAISQGQMRFTVEGVKDGKLTSVSWDELHQRTKVPGQDYSFRYFQQLTGSVMLPQGFTPQRVRVTLGSGAGGATQVFDWKQAGAPAASAKEGE is encoded by the coding sequence ATGAATAAGCCCACACCTTCCCGCATCCAGATCCGTCGGCCGGGCACGCCGCCCGTGCAGGACCGCAAGCGCCTGCTGGTGCTGGGCGGTGCCTGGCTGCTGTCGCTGATCCTGGCCGCGCTGCTCGGCGCCTGGCTGGGCTCGCCCGGCGGCGACGTCGGCACCCAGCTCAAGGCCGCCGAGACCCGCAACGAGCGCCTCCAGCAGCAGCTCATCGAACTGCAGCAGCGCCAGGCGACCCTGCAGGCCTCCGACCGCATCAGCCGTGCTGCCAATACCGAGGTCCAGGCCTCGCTGGGTGAGCGCGATGAAGAGATCGCCGGCCTGCGCGCCGACGTGGCCTTCTACGAGCGCCTGGTCGGGGCGACCAGCCAGCGCAAGGGCCTGAACACCCATTCGGTGGAGTTTTCGCCGGAAACCGGCGGCACCTGGCAGTACGCCGTGGTGCTGACCCAGAACCTGAACCGCGGGGCGATCAGCCAGGGGCAGATGCGCTTCACCGTGGAAGGCGTCAAGGACGGCAAGCTGACCTCGGTCAGCTGGGACGAGCTGCACCAGCGCACCAAGGTACCGGGCCAGGACTATTCCTTCCGGTACTTCCAGCAGCTCACCGGCAGCGTGATGCTGCCCCAAGGCTTCACCCCGCAACGTGTGCGGGTCACGCTGGGATCGGGCGCGGGGGGCGCCACCCAGGTATTCGATTGGAAACAGGCCGGGGCACCGGCGGCATCGGCAAAAGAAGGGGAGTAA
- a CDS encoding DUF2752 domain-containing protein, which yields MIALHGKRWLLAALPPATLAAGAGFWVLRHYDPNSASSPFPPCSFLAVTGYYCIGCGLTRALHALAHGDVVAAFSMNPLAMLMLAVAPLVIGWALGWRPRVLQPLITLLMKPAFWLILLPAYWIARNLPWVPFTWLAPG from the coding sequence ATGATCGCGCTGCACGGCAAGCGCTGGTTGCTGGCGGCCCTGCCGCCGGCCACCTTGGCCGCCGGCGCGGGGTTCTGGGTGCTGCGGCACTACGACCCCAACAGCGCCAGCAGTCCGTTCCCGCCGTGCAGCTTCCTGGCCGTTACCGGGTACTACTGCATCGGCTGCGGGCTGACGCGTGCACTGCACGCGCTGGCCCACGGCGATGTGGTCGCCGCGTTCTCGATGAATCCCCTGGCCATGCTGATGCTGGCCGTCGCCCCGCTGGTGATCGGCTGGGCGCTGGGCTGGCGCCCACGCGTGCTGCAGCCGCTGATCACGCTGCTGATGAAGCCCGCCTTCTGGCTGATCCTGCTGCCCGCGTACTGGATCGCACGCAACCTGCCGTGGGTGCCGTTTACCTGGTTGGCACCGGGCTGA
- a CDS encoding MFS transporter encodes MSGHSQFALLRQRRFLPFFIVQSLGAFNDNVYRQAIIALLFFLGTPIEERSLYTNLAPAIFILPYFLFSALAGQIAEKLEKSRLIVITTTMEIAIMSLAAVGFLTESMPVLLVALFCTGMQSTLFGPVKYSVLPSILKPEELTGGNGLVEMGTSLSILTGMIAGGLIFTLAGSHGPIVAATAVIVLAVAGNLTARMIPKVDAGAPDLKINWNPLPESLAVLRMAKKQKAVRNAILGVSWFWFVGTMLTSQLPTYAEINLGGGSTLYIFALALFSLGTGTGSLLCEKLSGRTVEIGLVPLGAFGMTAFMLDLYFARVGEAAAAGLSIWQFVQAPGSVRIIIDLIGIGLFTGFFVVPLFALIQSRTAKSEMSRVFAALNIQNSGFIVLAAGLGLLTQRVLDWTIPQLFLALAIANAVVSIYIFTIVPEFLMRFLSWVMVRALYRLRPHGIEANVPDEGAALIVCNHVSYMDALILSATIPRPVRFVMYYRIFNIPVMRWIFRTAKAIPIAGAREDPALMQAAFDEVDKALAEGELVCIFPEGALTRDGQMGAFKSGVEKILERRPVPVVPMALRGMWSSMWSRRDTRLGRMRVPRRFRAHVGVVASAPIAGEVATAPMLETQVRQLRADQA; translated from the coding sequence ATGTCCGGCCATAGTCAGTTCGCCCTGCTCAGGCAACGCCGTTTCCTGCCGTTTTTCATCGTCCAGTCGCTGGGCGCGTTCAACGACAACGTCTACCGCCAGGCGATCATCGCGCTGCTGTTCTTCCTCGGCACGCCGATCGAAGAGCGCTCGCTGTACACCAACCTGGCACCGGCAATCTTCATCCTGCCGTACTTCCTGTTCTCGGCGCTGGCCGGGCAGATCGCGGAGAAGCTGGAGAAGTCGCGGCTGATCGTGATCACCACGACCATGGAGATCGCGATCATGTCGCTGGCCGCGGTCGGCTTCCTGACCGAGAGCATGCCGGTGCTGCTGGTCGCGCTGTTCTGCACCGGCATGCAGTCCACCCTGTTCGGGCCGGTGAAGTACTCGGTGTTGCCCTCCATCCTCAAGCCCGAGGAGCTGACCGGCGGCAACGGCCTGGTCGAAATGGGCACCTCGCTGTCGATCCTGACCGGCATGATCGCTGGCGGTCTGATCTTCACCCTGGCGGGCAGCCATGGCCCGATCGTCGCCGCGACCGCGGTGATCGTATTGGCCGTGGCCGGCAACCTCACCGCGCGGATGATCCCGAAGGTCGATGCCGGCGCACCGGACCTGAAGATCAACTGGAACCCGCTGCCCGAGTCGCTGGCGGTGCTGCGCATGGCCAAGAAGCAGAAGGCGGTGCGCAACGCGATCCTCGGCGTGTCCTGGTTCTGGTTCGTCGGCACCATGCTGACCTCGCAGCTGCCCACCTACGCCGAAATCAATCTAGGCGGTGGCTCCACGCTGTACATCTTCGCGCTGGCGCTGTTCTCGCTCGGCACCGGCACCGGGTCGCTGCTGTGCGAGAAGCTGTCCGGGCGCACCGTGGAAATCGGCCTGGTGCCGCTGGGCGCGTTCGGCATGACCGCCTTCATGCTCGACCTGTACTTCGCACGTGTCGGGGAAGCCGCCGCCGCCGGGCTGTCGATCTGGCAGTTCGTACAGGCGCCGGGCAGCGTGCGCATCATCATCGACCTGATCGGCATCGGTCTGTTCACCGGCTTCTTCGTGGTGCCGCTGTTCGCACTGATCCAGAGCCGCACGGCCAAGTCGGAGATGTCGCGCGTGTTCGCCGCGCTCAACATCCAGAACTCCGGTTTCATCGTGCTGGCCGCAGGCCTGGGCCTGCTCACCCAGCGCGTGCTGGACTGGACCATTCCGCAGCTGTTCCTGGCCCTGGCGATCGCCAACGCCGTGGTGTCGATCTACATCTTCACGATCGTCCCCGAATTCCTGATGCGCTTCCTCAGCTGGGTGATGGTGCGTGCGCTGTACCGCCTTCGCCCGCACGGGATCGAGGCCAACGTGCCGGACGAGGGCGCGGCGCTGATCGTGTGCAACCATGTGAGCTACATGGACGCGCTGATCCTCTCGGCCACGATCCCGCGCCCGGTGCGCTTCGTCATGTACTACAGGATCTTCAACATCCCGGTGATGCGCTGGATCTTCCGCACCGCCAAGGCGATCCCGATCGCCGGTGCACGCGAGGATCCGGCGCTGATGCAGGCCGCGTTCGACGAGGTGGACAAGGCATTGGCCGAAGGCGAGCTGGTCTGCATCTTCCCCGAGGGCGCATTGACGCGTGATGGGCAGATGGGCGCGTTCAAGTCGGGCGTGGAGAAGATTCTCGAGCGCCGCCCGGTGCCGGTGGTGCCGATGGCGCTGCGCGGCATGTGGTCGAGCATGTGGAGCCGGCGCGACACGCGCCTGGGCCGGATGCGCGTGCCACGTCGGTTCCGCGCGCATGTCGGGGTGGTTGCGTCGGCACCGATCGCCGGCGAGGTCGCCACGGCCCCGATGCTGGAGACACAGGTGCGCCAGCTGCGGGCTGACCAGGCGTGA
- a CDS encoding CD225/dispanin family protein encodes MNATAPLPPAPGSIPNHLIWSIVVTILAFFVCCLSCLSFPGIVTGVVAIVFASKVNGLLNQGDLEGARRASKNAKIWAWVTTGFLIAGVVLFVISLAFMGVDGYMQQMQQFQQQIESAS; translated from the coding sequence ATGAATGCCACCGCCCCCCTGCCGCCCGCCCCGGGCAGCATTCCGAACCACCTGATCTGGTCGATCGTCGTCACCATCCTGGCGTTCTTCGTGTGCTGCCTGTCGTGCCTGAGCTTCCCGGGCATCGTCACCGGCGTGGTCGCGATCGTGTTCGCCAGCAAGGTCAACGGCCTGCTCAACCAAGGCGACCTGGAAGGCGCACGTCGTGCCTCCAAGAACGCCAAGATCTGGGCGTGGGTCACCACCGGTTTCCTGATCGCCGGCGTCGTGCTGTTCGTGATCTCGCTGGCCTTCATGGGCGTTGACGGTTACATGCAGCAGATGCAGCAGTTCCAGCAGCAGATCGAAAGCGCCAGCTGA
- the ampE gene encoding regulatory signaling modulator protein AmpE: MFTTLVAVLVALALGHVAPGAAVALRRFGLYRRWLQWLDRHAAEDGAWRGRKGAWLAVLPFVVVLGLIQWLFDDRMYGLPSLLLGVLVLVMCWGPRDLDRDVEAVIDADDAHARHLAIAQLQSAGGSLHEDVPSLVEATVLNALRRWFAVLFWFLLLGPVGALLYRLLALLAVGPMRSLASVEAVAGARVVLSWLEWPVAQLMSLSMALVGNFDTAFKAWREAHGNQWAASTHFLGAVARASVSAELREDAHDYSDAGMVPVWRRLPELRDAMSLVWRMLLLWMAVLALLVIAGWVT; encoded by the coding sequence ATGTTCACCACCCTGGTCGCCGTGCTGGTTGCCTTGGCCCTGGGCCATGTCGCGCCGGGCGCGGCCGTTGCGCTGCGGCGGTTCGGCCTCTACCGGCGCTGGCTGCAGTGGCTGGACCGGCATGCCGCCGAAGACGGCGCCTGGCGCGGACGCAAGGGTGCCTGGCTGGCGGTGCTGCCGTTCGTCGTGGTGCTGGGCCTGATCCAGTGGCTCTTCGATGATCGGATGTACGGCCTGCCGTCACTGCTGCTGGGCGTGCTGGTGCTGGTGATGTGCTGGGGCCCGCGCGACCTGGACCGCGATGTCGAGGCGGTGATCGATGCCGATGACGCCCATGCGCGTCATCTGGCGATCGCGCAGCTGCAGTCCGCCGGTGGCAGCCTGCACGAAGACGTCCCCTCGCTCGTCGAAGCAACGGTGCTCAACGCGCTGCGGCGCTGGTTCGCGGTGCTGTTCTGGTTCCTGCTGCTGGGCCCGGTCGGCGCGCTGCTGTATCGCCTGCTGGCGTTGCTGGCGGTCGGCCCGATGCGCTCGCTGGCCAGCGTGGAAGCGGTCGCCGGTGCACGCGTGGTGCTGTCCTGGCTCGAATGGCCGGTGGCGCAGCTGATGTCGCTGTCGATGGCGCTGGTCGGCAACTTCGATACCGCATTCAAGGCGTGGCGCGAGGCGCATGGCAACCAGTGGGCCGCCTCCACGCACTTCCTTGGCGCGGTCGCGCGGGCGAGCGTCAGTGCCGAGCTGCGCGAGGATGCGCACGATTACAGCGATGCGGGCATGGTGCCGGTATGGCGTCGGCTGCCGGAACTGCGCGATGCAATGAGCCTGGTGTGGCGCATGCTGCTGTTGTGGATGGCAGTGCTGGCGTTGCTGGTGATCGCCGGCTGGGTCACCTAG
- a CDS encoding EAL domain-containing response regulator: MAVHDNVVAPARAVRAETPPAEHWQRWQRQATPAALAHSNVVALNPVPASPPPLLPPMTTDASDLVPPGIDSPYRVLIVEDDRSQALFAQSVLHGAGMQALVHGDAEGVQQAIAEHRPDLILMDLHLPGLDGMRLTALIRQQPGQQLLPIVFLSGDPDPERQFEVLDSGADDFLSKPIRPRHLIAAVSNRIRRARAQAASQAGNAGAPAMNNPETGLPTRHHVMQELGTSLAHRDRGGLFFIEIASALGLRERYGYAAFERLMTQAGQRLADAAQPHLLARLNDNSFLVLARDADEDTLDTMAHALREQLSTRAFVIRDDESVHLRGVVGHAQLSPGFSDAGSALEAVERTTLQARLLTAGVAAYVRREDVAAQEHLALLEGQLELAYQPIVAVAGGNTAQYQVLLRLRQADGSVLAAGQVIPAAEAAGRIADLDQQVLDHALGLLDLYRHAAQPLHLFVSQSLRTLARDAFGDWLLESLASRQIDGSALVIDVRLPDALIHTVTLQQFCTRMHAAGVRFCLSQFEPGDEANALMAQLPLAYVRMAARFSNSHANQQTRDELRAAIDRAHRAGLRIIGQQIEDPQAAAAMWISGVDFIQGNMVQSAGSELNFDFQNSVL; this comes from the coding sequence ATGGCCGTTCACGACAACGTTGTTGCACCCGCCCGCGCCGTGCGCGCTGAAACGCCGCCGGCCGAGCACTGGCAGCGCTGGCAACGCCAGGCCACGCCCGCCGCGTTGGCGCACAGCAATGTCGTCGCGCTCAATCCTGTGCCGGCCAGCCCGCCGCCGTTGCTGCCGCCAATGACCACCGATGCCAGCGACCTGGTGCCGCCAGGCATCGATTCGCCGTACCGCGTCCTGATCGTCGAAGACGACCGCTCGCAGGCGCTGTTCGCACAGAGCGTGCTGCACGGCGCCGGCATGCAGGCGCTGGTGCACGGCGATGCCGAAGGCGTGCAGCAGGCCATCGCCGAGCATCGCCCCGACCTGATCCTGATGGACCTGCACCTGCCCGGCCTGGACGGCATGCGCCTGACCGCGTTGATCCGCCAGCAGCCTGGCCAGCAGCTGCTGCCGATCGTGTTCCTCAGTGGCGACCCGGATCCGGAGCGCCAGTTCGAGGTACTCGACAGCGGTGCCGATGATTTCCTCAGCAAGCCGATCCGCCCGCGCCACCTGATCGCGGCCGTCTCCAACCGGATCCGCCGCGCCCGTGCGCAGGCCGCCTCGCAGGCGGGCAACGCGGGTGCGCCGGCGATGAACAATCCCGAGACCGGCCTGCCCACCCGCCATCACGTGATGCAGGAGCTGGGCACCTCGCTCGCGCACCGCGATCGCGGCGGCCTGTTCTTCATCGAGATCGCCAGTGCGCTCGGCCTGCGCGAACGCTATGGCTATGCCGCCTTCGAACGGCTGATGACCCAGGCCGGCCAACGCCTGGCCGATGCCGCGCAACCGCACCTGCTGGCGCGCTTGAACGACAACAGCTTCCTGGTCCTGGCCCGCGATGCCGACGAGGACACGCTGGATACGATGGCGCACGCGCTGCGCGAACAGTTGTCCACGCGCGCGTTCGTGATCCGCGATGACGAATCGGTGCACCTGCGCGGCGTGGTCGGCCATGCCCAGCTTTCCCCGGGCTTCTCCGACGCGGGCAGCGCGCTGGAAGCGGTCGAACGCACGACGCTGCAGGCGCGCCTGCTGACCGCCGGCGTGGCCGCCTATGTGCGTCGCGAAGATGTGGCCGCACAGGAACATCTTGCGTTGCTGGAAGGGCAACTGGAACTGGCCTATCAACCCATCGTCGCCGTCGCCGGCGGCAACACCGCGCAGTACCAGGTGCTGCTGCGGCTGCGCCAGGCCGATGGCAGTGTGCTGGCCGCCGGCCAGGTGATTCCGGCGGCCGAGGCGGCCGGGCGCATCGCCGATCTTGACCAGCAGGTGCTCGACCACGCGCTGGGCCTGCTGGATCTGTATCGCCACGCCGCGCAACCGCTGCACCTGTTCGTCTCGCAGTCGCTGCGCACGCTGGCCCGCGATGCGTTCGGCGATTGGCTGCTGGAGTCGCTGGCCAGCCGCCAGATCGACGGCAGCGCGCTGGTCATCGACGTGCGCCTGCCTGATGCCCTGATCCACACCGTCACCCTGCAGCAGTTCTGCACGCGCATGCATGCGGCCGGCGTGCGCTTCTGCCTGAGCCAGTTCGAGCCGGGCGATGAGGCCAACGCCTTGATGGCGCAGCTGCCGCTGGCGTATGTGCGCATGGCCGCGCGCTTCTCCAACAGCCATGCCAACCAGCAGACCCGCGACGAACTGCGCGCAGCGATCGACCGGGCGCACCGCGCCGGGCTGCGCATCATCGGCCAGCAGATCGAAGATCCGCAGGCCGCGGCCGCGATGTGGATCAGCGGCGTTGATTTCATCCAGGGCAACATGGTCCAGTCCGCCGGCAGCGAACTG
- the erpA gene encoding iron-sulfur cluster insertion protein ErpA — protein MSTLVSLPGAPAAAPNYQSLDRPLNFTEAAAAKVKELIQDEGNAALALRVYIEGGGCSGFQYGFEFDENRAEDDLAVDTAGVTLLVDPLSLQYLMGAEVDYTESLTGAQFVIRNPNAKTTCGCGSSFSM, from the coding sequence ATGAGCACGCTTGTTTCCCTGCCCGGCGCACCCGCCGCCGCGCCGAACTACCAGTCCCTGGACCGTCCGCTGAACTTCACCGAGGCCGCTGCGGCCAAGGTCAAGGAGCTGATCCAGGATGAGGGCAACGCTGCCCTCGCCCTGCGCGTCTACATCGAAGGCGGTGGCTGTTCCGGCTTCCAGTACGGGTTCGAGTTCGATGAGAACCGGGCCGAGGACGATCTGGCGGTGGATACCGCGGGCGTCACCCTGCTGGTGGATCCGCTGAGCCTGCAGTACCTGATGGGCGCCGAGGTGGATTACACCGAGAGCCTGACCGGCGCGCAGTTCGTGATCCGCAATCCGAACGCGAAGACCACCTGCGGCTGCGGCAGCAGTTTCAGCATGTGA
- the nudC gene encoding NAD(+) diphosphatase, translated as MSKFSSQLSGFAFVSEPLERSDTLRDDADALLRLWPDARVLVLDQDGTALAGNDGQPLPLTGAELGGGPGTAIFLGLRGEQAWFSMEAAGLSVTAPQRVDLRQSAATWSIADSTAFCYARGMSYWQSRTRFCGVCGGAVTFSRGGFVGRCGQCATEHYPRVDPAVIVAVENQGRLLLGRQANWAPRRYSVLAGFVEPGESLEQTVVREVFEESRVRVRECRYLGTQPWPFPGALMLGFAATAEDDVPTVNGELEDARWFTAQEVGAALARDVEDDGEGIRLSPPISISRSLIEHWYRQQVA; from the coding sequence ATGTCCAAATTCTCTTCGCAGCTTTCCGGTTTCGCCTTCGTCAGCGAGCCGTTGGAGCGCTCCGATACCCTGCGCGATGACGCTGATGCGTTGTTGCGGCTGTGGCCGGACGCGCGCGTATTGGTGCTCGACCAGGACGGCACCGCACTGGCGGGCAACGACGGCCAGCCCCTGCCACTGACCGGCGCCGAGCTGGGCGGTGGCCCGGGTACCGCGATCTTCCTCGGCCTGCGCGGCGAGCAGGCGTGGTTCTCGATGGAGGCCGCCGGCCTGTCGGTGACGGCCCCGCAGCGGGTCGACCTGCGGCAGTCGGCCGCGACCTGGTCGATCGCCGATTCCACCGCCTTCTGTTACGCACGCGGCATGTCCTACTGGCAGTCGCGCACCCGTTTCTGCGGCGTGTGTGGCGGCGCGGTGACCTTCAGCCGCGGCGGCTTCGTCGGCCGCTGCGGCCAGTGCGCAACCGAACATTACCCGCGGGTGGATCCGGCCGTGATCGTGGCCGTGGAAAACCAGGGTCGGCTGCTGCTGGGCCGCCAGGCCAACTGGGCCCCGCGTCGCTATTCGGTGCTGGCCGGCTTCGTCGAGCCCGGTGAATCGCTGGAGCAGACCGTGGTCCGTGAGGTGTTCGAGGAAAGCCGGGTGCGCGTGCGCGAGTGCCGCTACCTGGGGACCCAGCCATGGCCGTTCCCCGGCGCGCTGATGCTCGGCTTCGCCGCGACGGCCGAAGACGACGTGCCGACCGTGAACGGCGAGCTTGAGGATGCCCGCTGGTTCACCGCCCAGGAAGTGGGCGCTGCCCTGGCCCGGGATGTCGAGGACGACGGCGAAGGCATCCGCCTGTCCCCGCCGATCTCGATCTCGCGCAGCCTGATCGAGCACTGGTACCGCCAGCAGGTCGCCTGA
- a CDS encoding DUF4126 domain-containing protein: MTEAHLFVIGILLAWLAGIRVYLTVFGVGLAGLLGWVDLPPALQATESWWVLGTSAALAIAEFFADKIPGVDSVWDLVQTLARVPAGAFLAAATLSPSGELSGTALVAGAGVALASHGLKSGTRALLNTSPEPASNWVASAAEDTVVVGGLALALAHPWLALILVVACSLIGALIVWMIWRTLWKGMRWLMRQADSGQTQVKPGTLPR, encoded by the coding sequence ATGACCGAAGCCCACCTGTTCGTGATCGGCATCCTGCTGGCCTGGCTGGCCGGTATCCGCGTGTACCTGACCGTGTTCGGCGTGGGGCTGGCCGGCCTGCTCGGCTGGGTCGACCTGCCGCCCGCGCTGCAGGCCACCGAATCGTGGTGGGTGCTGGGCACCTCGGCCGCGCTGGCCATCGCCGAGTTCTTCGCCGACAAGATCCCCGGGGTCGATTCAGTCTGGGACCTGGTCCAGACCCTGGCCCGGGTACCGGCGGGTGCGTTCCTGGCCGCGGCCACGCTCTCGCCCAGCGGTGAACTCAGCGGTACCGCCCTGGTGGCCGGGGCCGGGGTGGCGCTGGCCAGCCACGGGCTGAAGTCCGGCACCCGTGCCCTGCTCAACACCTCGCCCGAACCGGCCAGCAACTGGGTCGCCTCGGCGGCCGAAGACACCGTGGTGGTCGGCGGGCTGGCGCTCGCACTGGCGCACCCGTGGCTGGCGCTGATCCTGGTGGTGGCGTGCAGCCTGATCGGCGCGTTGATCGTGTGGATGATCTGGCGGACGCTGTGGAAGGGGATGCGCTGGCTGATGCGCCAGGCCGACAGTGGGCAGACGCAGGTGAAACCGGGCACCCTGCCCCGGTAA